From Frankiaceae bacterium, a single genomic window includes:
- a CDS encoding pyridoxal-dependent decarboxylase, with amino-acid sequence MRTSDWRAVLDVVAPAALGHLESLPERRVYPEGTYDEIRAVLDKPPAAEGKDPAEVVAELARDLGPYVTAFNSGRFFGFVIGGLHPASWGAELLVSTWDQNAGLFPPTPGVSVAEELAAEWLLDLLGLPADSGVGFVTGGQMANFTCLAAARHEVLKQAGWDVEQDGIYGAPRVSVVLKEGVHSTVPRALRFLGLGERAAVTVPSDDQDRMRPDALETALATVEGPAIVTVECANINTGSFDHFDAVADIADARRAAGHPTWVHVDGAVMLLAAAAPGMAEHVRGLHRLDSWSTDGHKLLNVAYDCGIAICRNAPAHRAATSIQAAYLEQGAGPRDPMDWNPEFSRRARGVGVYATLRSLGRDGLAEVVERTVRLARRFAGALAASGRAEIVNEVVSNQVLVRWLAADGDHGRLADAVMAGVRAEGTAFLSGTTFRGERLMRISVSDWATDEADVDRVVEAMLRHAAS; translated from the coding sequence ATGCGGACCTCTGACTGGCGGGCTGTCCTCGACGTCGTCGCTCCCGCGGCGCTCGGGCATCTGGAGTCGCTGCCCGAACGCCGCGTCTACCCCGAGGGCACGTACGACGAGATCCGCGCCGTGCTCGACAAGCCGCCGGCGGCGGAGGGTAAGGACCCGGCCGAGGTCGTCGCGGAGCTGGCGCGGGACCTGGGGCCGTACGTCACGGCGTTCAACTCGGGGCGGTTCTTCGGGTTCGTCATCGGCGGGCTGCACCCGGCGTCGTGGGGCGCGGAGCTGCTCGTGTCGACGTGGGACCAGAACGCCGGGCTCTTCCCGCCGACCCCGGGCGTCTCGGTCGCCGAGGAGCTGGCCGCCGAGTGGCTGCTCGATCTGCTCGGCCTCCCCGCGGACTCCGGCGTCGGCTTCGTCACCGGCGGGCAGATGGCCAACTTCACCTGCCTTGCCGCCGCGCGCCACGAGGTGCTCAAGCAGGCAGGCTGGGACGTCGAGCAGGACGGCATCTACGGCGCTCCGCGCGTCTCCGTCGTGCTCAAGGAAGGCGTGCACTCGACGGTGCCGCGGGCGCTGCGCTTCCTCGGCCTGGGCGAACGCGCCGCGGTCACGGTGCCGTCGGACGACCAGGACCGGATGCGCCCCGACGCGCTGGAGACGGCGCTCGCGACGGTCGAGGGGCCGGCGATCGTCACCGTGGAGTGCGCCAACATCAACACCGGGTCGTTCGACCACTTCGACGCGGTGGCCGACATCGCCGACGCCCGCCGCGCCGCCGGGCACCCCACGTGGGTCCACGTCGACGGCGCCGTGATGCTGCTCGCGGCCGCGGCGCCGGGGATGGCCGAGCACGTGCGCGGCCTCCACCGCCTCGACTCGTGGTCCACCGACGGCCACAAGCTGCTCAACGTCGCGTACGACTGCGGCATCGCGATCTGCCGCAACGCCCCCGCGCACCGCGCCGCGACGAGCATCCAGGCGGCGTACCTCGAGCAGGGCGCGGGCCCCCGCGACCCGATGGACTGGAACCCCGAGTTCTCCCGGCGGGCCAGGGGCGTCGGCGTCTACGCCACGCTGCGCTCGCTCGGCCGCGACGGCCTCGCCGAGGTGGTCGAGCGCACCGTACGGCTCGCGCGGCGCTTCGCCGGCGCGCTCGCCGCGAGCGGCCGCGCCGAGATCGTCAACGAGGTCGTCTCCAACCAGGTCCTCGTCCGCTGGCTCGCCGCCGACGGCGACCACGGCCGACTCGCCGACGCCGTCATGGCCGGGGTGCGGGCGGAGGGGACGGCGTTCCTCAGCGGGACGACGTTCCGTGGCGAGCGCCTGATGCGCATCTCCGTCTCCGACTGGGCCACCGACGAGGCCGACGTCGACCGCGTCGTCGAGGCGATGCTGCGCCACGCCGCGTCCTAA
- a CDS encoding TraR/DksA C4-type zinc finger protein gives MDPISALTAERARTAAQVDALRADFAALVAASEDSNADDEHDPEGATIGFERAQLSAVLDATVARLAEIDAALARAAQGAYGTCEVCGGPIGEERLAALPATRRCIRCA, from the coding sequence GTGGACCCGATTTCGGCGCTGACGGCGGAGCGCGCGCGTACGGCGGCGCAGGTCGACGCGTTGCGGGCGGACTTCGCGGCGCTCGTCGCGGCGTCCGAGGACTCGAACGCCGACGACGAGCACGACCCGGAGGGCGCGACGATCGGCTTCGAGCGGGCGCAGCTGAGCGCCGTTCTCGACGCCACGGTGGCGCGCCTGGCGGAGATCGACGCGGCGCTCGCCCGGGCCGCTCAGGGCGCGTACGGCACCTGCGAGGTGTGCGGCGGGCCGATCGGTGAGGAACGCCTCGCGGCCCTGCCCGCGACCCGCCGCTGCATCCGCTGCGCCTAG
- the coaBC gene encoding bifunctional phosphopantothenoylcysteine decarboxylase/phosphopantothenate--cysteine ligase CoaBC: protein MARVVLGVSGGIAAYKAVEVLRLLTEAGHSVRVIPTRSALKFVGAATFEALSGEPVTAEVFDDVPEVPHVRLGQTADLVVVAPATADLLARAAAGRANDLLTGTLLTARCPVVYAPAMHTEMWEHPATVANVALLRSRGAIVLDPDVGPLAKGDVGPGRLPAPEAIVSAALAALAGASRGADLAGRRVVVSAGGTREYLDPVRFLGNRSSGRQGYALARTAAARGAEVTLVAANVSLPDPAGVKVVRVVSAEDLRGAVVEAAADADCVVMAAAVADFRPASRSASKVKKTEADPEPVALVRNPDVLAELAAAKRPGQVVVGFAAETDDALAHGREKLARKGCDLLVVNEVGEGIAFEVDDNAAVVLGGDGSETEIPHGSKDALAHAVWDLVAERL, encoded by the coding sequence ATGGCCCGCGTCGTCCTCGGGGTCTCCGGGGGCATCGCGGCGTACAAGGCGGTCGAGGTCCTCCGCCTTCTCACCGAGGCCGGCCACAGCGTCAGGGTGATCCCGACGCGCTCAGCGCTGAAGTTCGTGGGCGCGGCCACCTTCGAGGCGCTGTCCGGCGAGCCCGTGACCGCCGAGGTCTTCGACGACGTGCCCGAGGTGCCGCACGTACGCCTCGGCCAGACCGCCGACCTCGTCGTCGTCGCGCCCGCCACCGCCGACCTGCTGGCCCGCGCCGCCGCGGGCCGCGCCAACGACCTTCTCACCGGCACCCTGCTCACCGCGCGCTGCCCCGTCGTCTACGCCCCCGCGATGCACACCGAGATGTGGGAGCACCCCGCGACCGTGGCCAACGTCGCGCTGCTGCGTTCGCGCGGCGCGATCGTGCTCGACCCCGACGTCGGCCCGCTCGCCAAGGGCGACGTGGGTCCCGGCCGGCTCCCCGCGCCCGAGGCCATCGTGTCGGCGGCGCTGGCCGCGCTGGCGGGCGCGTCCCGGGGCGCCGATCTCGCGGGGCGCCGCGTCGTCGTGTCGGCGGGCGGCACGCGCGAGTACCTCGACCCCGTCCGCTTCCTCGGCAACCGTTCGTCAGGGCGCCAGGGCTACGCGCTGGCCCGGACGGCCGCCGCCCGCGGCGCCGAGGTCACGCTCGTCGCGGCCAACGTCTCCCTGCCCGACCCCGCGGGCGTCAAGGTCGTGCGCGTCGTGAGCGCCGAGGACCTGCGGGGCGCCGTCGTCGAGGCGGCGGCCGACGCCGACTGCGTCGTCATGGCGGCTGCCGTGGCGGACTTCCGGCCCGCGAGCCGTTCGGCCTCGAAGGTCAAGAAGACCGAGGCCGACCCCGAGCCGGTGGCTCTCGTCCGCAACCCCGACGTGCTCGCCGAGCTGGCCGCCGCGAAGCGACCGGGCCAGGTCGTCGTGGGCTTCGCCGCAGAGACCGACGACGCCCTCGCCCACGGCCGCGAGAAGCTGGCGCGCAAGGGCTGCGACCTGCTCGTCGTCAACGAGGTGGGCGAGGGGATCGCGTTCGAGGTGGACGACAACGCCGCCGTCGTCCTCGGTGGCGACGGCTCCGAGACGGAGATCCCGCACGGCTCGAAGGACGCTCTCGCGCACGCCGTGTGGGACCTCGTCGCCGAACGGCTCTAG
- the gmk gene encoding guanylate kinase, with translation MTGRLAVLSGPSGVGKGTVLAEIRRRHPEVWLSVSVTTRAPRPGETDGVEYHFVDDAEFERLVAAGELLEHAEYAGFHYGTPRAPVDATLAEGVPALLEIDLQGARQVHERMPEALLVFLAPPSFEELARRLTGRGTEDPERVRRRLDLARIELAAEDEFDVVVVNDTIESAAERVVALLVDPPS, from the coding sequence CTGACCGGCCGCCTCGCGGTCCTCTCCGGCCCCTCCGGCGTGGGGAAGGGCACCGTCCTCGCCGAGATCCGCCGCCGCCACCCGGAGGTCTGGCTCTCGGTCTCGGTGACGACCCGCGCCCCGCGCCCCGGCGAGACCGACGGCGTGGAGTACCACTTCGTCGACGATGCCGAGTTCGAGCGCCTCGTCGCCGCGGGGGAGCTGCTCGAGCACGCCGAGTACGCCGGGTTCCACTACGGCACCCCGCGCGCCCCCGTGGACGCCACGCTCGCGGAGGGCGTACCGGCACTGCTGGAGATCGACCTGCAGGGCGCGCGGCAGGTGCACGAGCGGATGCCGGAGGCGCTGCTGGTGTTCCTGGCGCCGCCGTCGTTCGAGGAGCTTGCTCGCCGGCTCACCGGGCGGGGCACCGAGGACCCCGAGCGCGTACGCCGCCGCCTCGACCTGGCGCGCATCGAGCTGGCCGCCGAGGACGAGTTCGACGTCGTCGTCGTCAACGACACCATCGAGTCGGCGGCCGAGCGCGTGGTAGCCTTGCTCGTTGACCCCCCCTCCTGA
- a CDS encoding primosomal protein N' yields the protein MDAPVAQVAVDVPLAHLDRVFDYAVPEALDEAVVPGSRVRVRFAGRLVDGWVLARAATSGVDKLTPVAKSVSAEPVLSPEVAGLCREVADRWAGTFGDVVRLAVPPRHARVEKEAPRAVEIPAVAPPGAGDWAAYDHGTAYVTALAGGNAPRAVWWALPGADWPAQVATAAAATLSAGRGVCVVVPDARDLARVAAAFDVVLPGSYVALTADLGPAERYRRWLAVRRGATRCVLGTRAAAWAPVRDLGLAVCWDDGDDLHKEPRAPYPHVRDVLALRAHREGAGLLVGAYAPSVEAATFVESGWAKPLLAPRAAVRQAAPRIEVAGNDVEQARDPAAATARLPSLAWQAARAALASGAPVLVQVPRTGYQPSLACGHCRTPARCGACAGPLARAGGPAPGCRWCGRPAADWACGACGGQELRAVVVGSRRTAEELGRAFPGTPVRTSDRESIVTTVDAKPALVVATPGAEPVADGGYGAVLLLDGWALLSRADLRAGEEALRRWAAAAALCRPAGEGGRVVVMAEGTVPAVQALVRWDPAWYARREAADRTALAFPPAVRMAAVDGSADAVADLLAAAPLPEGADVLGPVPYGDGERALVRVPREQGRALAAALKVGLAARSARKAAESVRVELDPLTLV from the coding sequence GTGGACGCGCCCGTAGCCCAGGTCGCGGTCGACGTGCCGCTGGCGCACCTCGACCGCGTCTTCGACTACGCCGTCCCCGAGGCGCTGGACGAGGCGGTCGTCCCTGGGTCGCGGGTCCGGGTGCGCTTCGCGGGCCGGCTCGTCGACGGCTGGGTGCTCGCGCGCGCCGCGACGTCCGGCGTCGACAAGCTCACGCCCGTCGCCAAGTCCGTCTCCGCCGAGCCGGTGCTCTCGCCGGAGGTCGCCGGGCTCTGCCGGGAGGTGGCGGACCGGTGGGCGGGGACGTTCGGGGACGTCGTACGCCTCGCCGTTCCGCCCCGCCACGCCCGCGTCGAGAAGGAGGCGCCGCGCGCCGTCGAGATCCCTGCAGTGGCGCCGCCCGGGGCCGGCGACTGGGCGGCGTACGACCACGGCACGGCCTACGTCACTGCGCTGGCGGGGGGCAACGCGCCGCGCGCGGTCTGGTGGGCGCTGCCCGGCGCGGACTGGCCCGCGCAGGTCGCGACGGCGGCGGCCGCGACGCTCTCCGCGGGGCGCGGCGTCTGCGTCGTCGTGCCCGACGCGCGCGACCTGGCCAGGGTGGCGGCGGCGTTCGACGTGGTATTGCCGGGCTCGTACGTCGCCCTCACCGCCGACCTCGGGCCCGCCGAGCGCTACCGCCGCTGGCTCGCCGTCCGCCGCGGGGCCACCCGCTGCGTCCTCGGCACCCGCGCCGCCGCGTGGGCGCCCGTCCGCGACCTCGGGCTCGCGGTCTGCTGGGACGACGGCGACGACCTGCACAAGGAGCCGCGCGCGCCGTACCCCCACGTCCGCGACGTCCTCGCCCTCCGCGCGCATCGGGAGGGCGCGGGGCTGCTCGTGGGGGCGTACGCGCCGAGCGTGGAGGCGGCGACGTTCGTGGAGTCGGGGTGGGCCAAGCCGCTGCTGGCGCCGCGCGCCGCCGTGCGCCAGGCCGCGCCGCGGATCGAGGTCGCGGGCAACGACGTCGAGCAGGCCCGCGACCCCGCCGCCGCCACCGCGCGGCTGCCCTCGCTCGCCTGGCAGGCCGCGCGCGCGGCCCTGGCGAGCGGCGCGCCGGTGCTGGTGCAGGTGCCGCGCACGGGCTACCAGCCGTCGCTGGCCTGCGGCCACTGCCGCACCCCCGCGCGCTGCGGCGCCTGCGCGGGGCCGCTCGCGCGCGCGGGCGGGCCTGCGCCCGGCTGCCGGTGGTGCGGCCGCCCCGCCGCCGACTGGGCGTGCGGCGCGTGCGGCGGCCAGGAGCTGCGCGCGGTGGTGGTGGGGAGCCGGCGTACGGCGGAGGAGCTCGGCAGGGCGTTCCCAGGGACGCCGGTGCGCACGTCCGACCGCGAGTCGATCGTGACGACCGTCGACGCCAAGCCCGCGCTCGTCGTCGCGACGCCCGGCGCGGAGCCGGTCGCCGACGGCGGCTACGGCGCCGTCCTCCTGCTCGACGGCTGGGCGCTGCTGTCCCGCGCCGACCTGCGCGCGGGGGAGGAGGCGCTGCGCCGCTGGGCCGCCGCCGCCGCGCTGTGCAGGCCCGCGGGCGAAGGCGGGCGGGTCGTCGTCATGGCCGAGGGCACGGTGCCCGCGGTCCAGGCGCTGGTCCGCTGGGACCCGGCCTGGTACGCCCGCCGCGAGGCCGCCGACCGGACCGCGCTCGCGTTCCCGCCCGCGGTGCGCATGGCCGCGGTCGACGGCAGTGCCGACGCGGTGGCCGACCTGCTCGCCGCCGCGCCGCTGCCGGAGGGGGCCGACGTGCTCGGCCCGGTGCCGTACGGCGACGGCGAGCGCGCCCTCGTCCGCGTGCCCAGGGAGCAGGGGAGGGCGCTCGCCGCGGCACTCAAGGTCGGCCTCGCCGCGCGGTCCGCGCGCAAGGCTGCCGAGTCGGTCCGCGTGGAGCTCGACCCGCTCACCCTCGTTTAG
- the mihF gene encoding integration host factor, actinobacterial type: protein MALPPLTPEQRAAALEKAAQARRVRADLKDKLKHSGLTLREILDMGEQDEAIGKLKVVALLEAMPGVGKVRAARIMEKLDISPSRRLRGLGAKQRTALEREFAEAGG, encoded by the coding sequence GTGGCGCTCCCGCCGCTCACGCCTGAACAGCGCGCCGCCGCGCTGGAGAAGGCAGCCCAGGCACGCCGCGTGCGCGCCGACCTGAAGGACAAGCTCAAGCACTCCGGGCTGACGCTGCGCGAGATCCTCGACATGGGCGAGCAGGACGAGGCGATCGGCAAGCTGAAGGTCGTGGCGTTGCTGGAGGCGATGCCCGGCGTGGGCAAGGTCCGCGCCGCCCGCATCATGGAGAAGCTCGACATCTCCCCGAGCCGCCGCCTGCGCGGTCTCGGCGCGAAGCAGCGCACCGCGCTGGAACGCGAGTTCGCCGAGGCCGGCGGCTGA
- the rpoZ gene encoding DNA-directed RNA polymerase subunit omega, protein MSGTAATPEGITNPPIDELLEATDSKYSLVIYAAKRARQINAYYSQLGEGLLEYVGPLVPAAPQEKPLSIALREINAGLLTHEQVEA, encoded by the coding sequence ATGTCCGGCACCGCCGCCACGCCCGAGGGCATCACCAACCCGCCCATCGACGAGCTGCTCGAGGCCACCGACTCGAAGTACTCGCTGGTGATCTACGCCGCCAAGCGCGCGCGCCAGATCAACGCGTACTACAGCCAGCTCGGCGAGGGCCTGCTCGAGTACGTCGGCCCGCTGGTGCCCGCGGCCCCGCAGGAGAAGCCGCTGTCCATCGCGCTCCGCGAGATCAACGCCGGCCTGCTCACGCACGAGCAGGTCGAGGCTTAG
- the metK gene encoding methionine adenosyltransferase: MTKRLFTSESVTEGHPDKIADQISDAILDALLAQDPKSRVAVETLITTGQVHVAGEVTTEAYADIPSIVRETVLGIGYDSSKKGFDGASCGVSVSIGSQSPDIAQGVDAAFEARTGESVEDDLDRQGAGDQGMMFGYACDETDELMPLPIALAHRLSRRLSEVRKGGVIPYLRPDGKTQVSIQYENGAPVRVDTVVVSSQHAGDIDIDTLLKPDVIEHVIEPELQRLGLDYEGYRVFVNPTGKFEIGGPMGDAGLTGRKIIVDTYGGMARHGGGAFSGKDPSKVDRSAAYAMRWVAKNVVAAGLAKRCEVQVAYAIGKAHPVSLFVDCFGTETVSLDAVQKAVDTVFDLRPAAIIRDLDLLRPIYAKTAAYGHFGRDEKEFSWESTDRADALRAAAGS, encoded by the coding sequence GTGACCAAGCGCCTGTTCACGTCCGAGTCCGTCACCGAGGGACACCCGGACAAGATCGCCGACCAGATCTCCGACGCCATCCTCGACGCCCTGCTCGCGCAGGACCCGAAGAGCCGCGTCGCCGTCGAGACCCTCATCACGACCGGCCAGGTGCACGTGGCCGGCGAGGTGACGACGGAGGCGTACGCCGACATCCCGTCGATCGTCCGCGAGACCGTCCTCGGCATCGGGTACGACTCGTCGAAGAAGGGCTTCGACGGCGCGTCGTGCGGCGTCTCGGTCTCCATCGGCTCGCAGTCGCCGGACATCGCGCAGGGCGTCGACGCGGCGTTCGAGGCGCGCACCGGCGAGTCGGTCGAGGACGACCTCGACCGCCAGGGCGCCGGCGACCAGGGGATGATGTTCGGGTACGCCTGCGACGAGACCGACGAGCTCATGCCGTTGCCGATCGCGCTGGCGCACCGGCTCTCCCGCCGCCTCTCCGAGGTGCGCAAGGGCGGCGTGATCCCGTACCTCCGCCCCGACGGCAAGACCCAGGTCTCCATCCAGTACGAGAACGGCGCCCCCGTCCGCGTCGACACCGTCGTCGTGTCGTCGCAGCACGCCGGCGACATCGACATCGACACGCTGCTCAAGCCCGACGTCATCGAGCACGTCATCGAGCCGGAGCTGCAGCGCCTCGGCCTCGACTACGAGGGCTACCGCGTCTTCGTCAACCCGACCGGCAAGTTCGAGATCGGCGGCCCCATGGGCGACGCCGGCCTCACCGGTCGCAAGATCATCGTCGACACGTACGGCGGCATGGCCCGCCACGGCGGCGGCGCGTTCTCCGGCAAGGACCCGTCCAAGGTCGACCGCTCGGCGGCGTACGCCATGCGCTGGGTCGCGAAGAACGTCGTCGCGGCCGGGCTCGCCAAGCGCTGCGAGGTGCAGGTCGCGTACGCGATCGGCAAGGCGCACCCGGTGTCGCTGTTCGTCGACTGCTTCGGCACCGAGACGGTGTCGCTGGACGCGGTCCAGAAGGCCGTGGACACGGTCTTCGACCTGCGTCCGGCCGCGATCATCCGCGACCTCGACCTGCTGCGCCCGATCTACGCCAAGACCGCGGCGTACGGGCACTTCGGCCGGGACGAGAAGGAGTTCTCCTGGGAGTCGACGGACCGCGCTGACGCGCTCCGTGCCGCTGCCGGGTCCTAA
- a CDS encoding S8 family serine peptidase, with protein MRLSTRLCATVATIAIAGAAALTGTTATAAAPRATGRANIAAVGTSTYDRFIVHFEAGTPAAVSDTAARAELAAASTTHTLGFVRRIATGGVLFSTGRMLDATESRALLGAFAAREGVAYVEPDAVMRATYTPNDTYYNLQWHYHEATAGMRLPAAWDNATGTGQVVAVVDTGITTHSDLAANVLAGYDFISSSTAARDGNGRDSNPADQGDWWAAGECGLPYGSNSSWHGTHVAGTVAAVSNNAKGVAGVAFNAKVVPVRVLGKCGGTLSDIADGIIWASGGTVSGIPANANPAKVVNMSLGGGGTCGATYQNAINSAVGRGTTVVVAAGNENTNASSSQPANCANVVTVAALDRAGNRASYSNYGTVVDVSAPGGETDVAGADGIASTLNTGTTTPGTETYVYYEGTSMATPHVAGLVALMLSKAALTPAQVESSLKANVRAIPGSCSGGCGAGLVDAAATITSVMGGGGGGSLFTNANNYTISDNATVESPLVVTGTGNAPSALQVPVDIKHTYRGDLVINLVAPDGSLYLLKSSNSSDSADNVITTYTVNASSEVRAGTWKLRVQDVYTGDTGYIDSWSLQF; from the coding sequence TTGAGGCTTTCCACTCGCCTCTGCGCCACGGTCGCGACCATCGCGATCGCGGGAGCAGCGGCACTGACGGGTACGACCGCCACCGCGGCCGCCCCACGCGCCACCGGCCGCGCCAACATCGCGGCCGTCGGCACCAGCACGTACGACCGCTTCATCGTCCACTTCGAGGCCGGCACCCCGGCCGCCGTCAGCGACACCGCCGCGCGGGCCGAGCTGGCCGCGGCGAGCACGACGCACACGCTCGGCTTCGTCCGCCGCATCGCCACGGGCGGCGTGCTGTTCTCGACCGGCCGGATGCTCGACGCCACCGAGTCGCGCGCGCTGCTGGGGGCGTTCGCGGCACGTGAGGGCGTCGCCTACGTCGAGCCCGACGCGGTCATGCGGGCGACGTACACGCCGAACGACACGTACTACAACCTGCAGTGGCACTACCACGAGGCGACCGCGGGCATGAGGCTCCCCGCCGCCTGGGACAACGCGACCGGCACCGGCCAGGTCGTCGCCGTCGTCGACACCGGCATCACTACGCACTCCGACCTGGCGGCCAATGTCCTGGCCGGCTACGACTTCATCTCGTCGTCCACGGCCGCGCGCGACGGCAACGGCCGCGACAGCAACCCGGCCGACCAGGGCGACTGGTGGGCGGCAGGCGAGTGCGGGCTGCCGTACGGCTCCAACTCGTCGTGGCACGGCACGCACGTCGCCGGCACGGTCGCCGCGGTGTCCAACAACGCCAAGGGCGTCGCGGGCGTGGCCTTCAACGCGAAGGTCGTCCCCGTCCGCGTCCTCGGCAAGTGCGGCGGCACGCTGTCCGACATCGCCGACGGCATCATCTGGGCCTCCGGCGGCACCGTCAGCGGCATCCCCGCCAACGCCAACCCGGCGAAGGTCGTCAACATGAGCCTCGGCGGCGGCGGCACCTGCGGCGCGACGTACCAGAACGCCATCAACTCGGCCGTCGGCCGCGGCACCACGGTCGTCGTCGCGGCGGGCAACGAGAACACCAACGCGTCGTCCTCGCAGCCGGCCAACTGCGCCAACGTCGTCACCGTCGCGGCGCTCGACCGCGCCGGCAACCGCGCGTCGTACTCCAACTACGGCACCGTCGTGGACGTGTCCGCGCCGGGCGGCGAGACCGACGTCGCGGGCGCCGACGGCATCGCCTCGACGCTCAACACCGGCACTACCACGCCGGGCACGGAGACGTACGTCTACTACGAGGGCACGAGCATGGCGACCCCGCACGTCGCGGGCCTCGTCGCGCTCATGCTCAGCAAGGCCGCGCTGACGCCGGCCCAGGTCGAGTCGTCGCTCAAGGCCAACGTCCGCGCGATCCCCGGCTCCTGCTCGGGTGGCTGCGGCGCGGGTCTCGTCGACGCCGCCGCGACCATCACCTCGGTCATGGGCGGTGGCGGCGGCGGGTCGCTGTTCACGAACGCGAACAACTACACGATCAGCGACAACGCGACGGTCGAGAGCCCGCTCGTCGTGACCGGCACGGGCAACGCGCCGAGCGCGCTGCAGGTGCCCGTCGACATCAAGCACACGTACCGCGGCGACCTCGTCATCAACCTGGTCGCCCCGGACGGGTCGCTGTACCTGCTCAAGAGCTCGAACAGCTCCGACTCGGCGGACAACGTCATCACGACGTACACCGTCAACGCCTCCTCCGAGGTGCGCGCAGGCACGTGGAAGCTCCGCGTGCAGGACGTCTACACCGGCGACACGGGCTACATCGACTCGTGGAGCCTGCAGTTCTGA
- a CDS encoding sigma-70 family RNA polymerase sigma factor, with product MAARTTRDDDFRRFYTAEYADVAGYALALTSDPALADEIAQEALTQVYVRWTRLGTPRGYAFRVVANLAKAHWRARDRELATWADLATHAAPAEAADGAVWDAVRRLPEAQREVLVLHYLYDLPIADVATAIRRPLGTVKRRLHEGRALLARALEETR from the coding sequence GTGGCAGCCCGTACGACCCGCGACGACGACTTCCGCCGCTTCTACACGGCGGAGTACGCCGACGTCGCCGGCTACGCGCTCGCGCTGACGTCCGACCCGGCGCTCGCCGACGAGATCGCCCAGGAGGCGCTGACCCAGGTGTACGTCCGCTGGACGCGCCTCGGCACGCCGCGCGGCTACGCGTTCCGCGTCGTCGCCAACCTCGCCAAGGCCCACTGGCGCGCCCGCGACCGCGAGCTCGCGACGTGGGCCGACCTCGCCACCCACGCCGCCCCGGCGGAGGCCGCCGACGGCGCCGTGTGGGACGCCGTACGCCGCCTTCCCGAGGCGCAGCGCGAGGTGCTCGTCCTGCACTACCTCTACGACCTGCCCATCGCCGACGTCGCGACCGCCATCCGGCGGCCGCTCGGCACCGTGAAGCGCCGGCTGCACGAGGGCCGCGCCCTGCTCGCCCGAGCGCTCGAGGAGACCCGATGA
- a CDS encoding GNAT family protein, translating to MFSLRVDDEVELELAEEHHAQAIFDLTDRNRDHLRPWMPWVDGTKTVEDTLGFLRFARAEYAAGRQFHVNVVYRGTIVGGAGLRIDRNNLAGEIGYWIDEAHGGKGITSRATRALTTAAFTQLGLHRVTIRAGVENVRSRAIPERLGYALDGILRASEKVGDRFVDHATYSMLEGEWDPGTLPG from the coding sequence ATGTTCTCGCTGAGAGTCGACGACGAGGTCGAGCTGGAGCTCGCGGAGGAGCACCACGCGCAGGCGATCTTCGACCTGACCGACCGCAACCGCGACCACCTCCGCCCGTGGATGCCGTGGGTCGACGGCACGAAGACCGTGGAGGACACCCTCGGGTTCCTGCGCTTCGCCCGCGCGGAGTACGCCGCGGGGCGGCAGTTCCACGTCAACGTGGTCTACCGCGGCACGATCGTCGGCGGCGCCGGCCTGCGCATCGACCGCAACAACCTGGCCGGCGAGATCGGCTACTGGATCGACGAGGCGCACGGCGGCAAGGGCATCACGTCGCGCGCCACGCGGGCGCTGACGACGGCGGCGTTCACCCAGCTCGGCCTGCACCGCGTCACGATCCGCGCCGGCGTCGAGAACGTCCGCAGCCGCGCCATCCCCGAACGCCTCGGCTACGCGCTCGACGGCATCCTGCGCGCCAGCGAGAAGGTCGGGGACCGGTTCGTGGACCACGCGACGTACTCGATGCTGGAAGGGGAGTGGGACCCCGGTACACTCCCCGGCTAA
- the def gene encoding peptide deformylase: protein MSVQEIRLLGDPVLRTPAAPVTTFDKELRNLVRDLRETMLDAPGAGLAAPQIGVSLRVFTYDVDDNEGHLVNPVIVTKSDELQDGDEGCLSLPGLSFPLKRSANVVAAGFNMYGDPVTIEGSEVLARCLQHETDHLDGVIFVDLLDPETKKAAMKAIREAEWAAPPVVKPSPHPMYGTGR from the coding sequence ATGTCCGTCCAGGAGATCCGGCTGCTCGGCGACCCCGTGCTGCGTACGCCCGCCGCGCCGGTGACGACGTTCGACAAGGAGCTGCGCAACCTCGTCCGCGACCTGCGCGAGACGATGCTCGACGCTCCCGGCGCCGGCCTCGCCGCGCCGCAGATCGGCGTCAGCCTGCGGGTGTTCACCTACGACGTCGACGACAACGAGGGCCACCTCGTCAACCCCGTGATCGTGACGAAGTCGGACGAGCTGCAGGACGGCGACGAGGGCTGCCTGTCGCTGCCCGGGCTGTCGTTCCCCCTGAAGCGGTCCGCCAACGTCGTCGCCGCCGGGTTCAACATGTACGGCGACCCCGTGACCATCGAGGGCAGCGAGGTGCTCGCCCGCTGCCTCCAGCACGAGACCGACCACCTCGACGGCGTCATCTTCGTGGACCTGCTCGACCCGGAGACGAAGAAGGCCGCGATGAAGGCGATCCGCGAGGCCGAGTGGGCCGCGCCGCCGGTCGTGAAGCCGTCGCCGCACCCGATGTACGGCACGGGCCGCTAG